Genomic DNA from Paenibacillus sp. KS-LC4:
AATACCTCCTGACTGATATCCTCGGCAAAATGCTGATCTCCAGTATAAAAATAAGCGGTGCGCATAATCGTCGAGCCAAAGCTATCCATCAGCTGCTCTAAAGCTTGAGTGGGATCTTTCGGGAAATTTTCCTTGCTATTCGAGCCGGCCGGCATCACTGAACTATCACCTCCACCTATTAGACGGCATGAGCGCATTTTTCGCTGCAATTCGTTTTAAATCTGACAGTCCAAATGCCTCACTAGCATTCCATGATAAACAAACATATTCAAGCAAAGACCACGGAAAGCAAATTGATTAATACCGAAATGCAGTTATTTAACCGATATGACAATGAGAAGCGTACCTTGTATTATTGGAGTAAACAGTACGCTAGCCAGCTTGAAGAAGGGCTGCCTTACAAGAAGCTAATGAAGTGTGTCACGATCAATATTTTGAATTTTTCCATTTTACCCAATGACCGTTATCATAATGTATTTCATCTGCGTGAGGATTCGAGCGACATTCGGTTAACGGATGATCTGGAAATTCATTTTCTGGAGCTCTCGAAGCTGAATCAGCTAAGGCTAACTCCATCAAACGGATTAATGAATGGGTTACTTTTTCTGAAATGTGACAATACTGATAGTTGGGAGGTGCTGAAAATGCAGGAGCCCGAGCTAGGTAAAGCAATAACTGTGCTGGAATTTTTGAGTCAGGATGAAGAAGCTCGGCGTCAATATGAAATGCGCCAGAAGGCTTTACATGATGAAGCTTCATCCATGGAAGGCGCAAGAGAAGAAGAAGAACGTCGGGGTGAGCTTAAGGTCGCAGCAAAAATGCTCGCTAAAGGTATGGATATCAAGACTGTATCCGATATTACCGGCATATCCATTGATGACTTAAAAAAATTACCGCAAACCCATTAATATAGGCTGTCAGGGACAATCGCCCTGGCGGCTTTTTCTTTGTTATATTGCGTAATTTCTAATTATGTGAGGTATGTTTTTTATCCCGCGGCAACAAGCCGAGTAAACATGTAAACCACAGACATTTTTATTCATGTCTCATTCAATGTCTGGCCTCACTTTTTAGGCGAAAATAAATACCCTCCGAAGAGGGCGTAATGTGCGGTATTGGTGGAGGATAGGGGGATCGAACCCCTGACCTCATCGCTGCCAGTGGAGAGATGGGGGTTTGTACGTTAAGAGAAAAGCGGAAGAAAGCCTTATGGGGCAAGGCTTTCTCGAGTTTTTTATTTCTACGTTCGAATGCGCCGCGGCCCTCGGAAATGAAAAAGTGTGACCAGAAATGTGACCAACCTTTTCTATCTGCATCTATGCTATTACAGCATTACATCTAGCCAAAACATAATTTTTAAGACAAGGCGGTGTATCTGCAAAACCCGATAAATCTGACAGAATATTAATTTTTGTTATAAACAACTTTACATTTATTCGATCTTTAAAATACTCATTATTACCTTGTTTCGCTATGTGAATAAGTTTATCTAAAAAAATACGATAGAATTCAATTTCAAATTTCCCTCTGAAAAACTTTTGATAATCTATGTTGATATATTCCTTTTGCTTTTGAATTAATAATTCTTCTGGTATAGGATGCGACTTCTTAAAATATGAATAAAGAGTATCTAAATCATACTTAGCTTTAACCTCTGATAGATTAATTTCAAAAAAATCAGTCAACTTAATATCTGATAAATTTAATTTAGCTAATTTACTATCTGATTCTCTTTCAATTTCTCGCTGACAAGCAATAAATACATTCAATAGTGTACTCTCTGTATGGAATTCTCTTTGTCTTGCATATAATAAATTCATACACTTTTGGTATGCATCATCTGTTCTTACTAAACCGAATTCAGTTAATAAAGTTCTCTCAAAAGCACTAGAAGTTGTATAAAGATTTTCAACCGAATAGCAAGGTGTTTCGTAAATCGCCTCATCTTTTAAGGGCAAATCAAAGTCTTTGTCTACAAAAAACAAAGAAGTCAGTTTGCTAAAATCGTCGCTTTCCTCTAACTTCCTTCTAAATTTAATAACCCCTTTCTTACCTCCTGAATCTACAAAGTTCGCAACTCCTACCAGATTTTCAATACGAGATCCATAATATTTGATATCTTCACCTTCCACAAAACAGATAGGATATTCTTTATATTTATTATATAATTTAATAAACTTTGCCCAATGAACAGAAAAACTATTTCTTTTACTTCTTTCTTTTTCTACTTTTCCGTTCATTTCAACCTTCCTTTTCTGTAACTTCTGTAATGTACATTTCTAATGATCTGGCATAAGAATCTAAACTATTATCAAAAATAAAGGGCGAATGTGTGACAGCAAACAAAAAAGAACATTTTTGAGAAGCCAGTATATCTGGTAGCAATTCGCTTTGCCACTCAGTAGAAAGGGAAAGTTCTGGTTCATCAAAAATAATTATAAACTTGGAGTTTGTAGTATCTAAGTATAAACGTGAAAATAAGGATACTATTTGTTTTTCGCCTGATGAAAGTGTACTCAGAGTTATCTTCTCTTTAACTTGTTTTCTATTCCTGTAAAGTGTTAATTCAACATTACTTTCATCATAAATAAATTCTTTCTTGCTGACCTTTAAATATTTATTACAAGCTGCTACAAAACCCTTAATTGCATTATCAAGTTCCTTTTGTTGGTCATATATCTTTACTAGATTTGATAAAAAATACAATAACGGAGCATACTTCTCGCTATTATAAAATTCATCTGATGCAACGAGTTCAGAAATTTGCTCCTTATTTTCCTGTTTTAAGTTGGTACCTATCCTGCCCAAAACAATTTTTAATGCCTCTTGATTATTTAAGCTTTCTTTCATCTCTTCATTGACACTAATACCAGTAATAAGTTGAGATAACATTTCACCATTCACTTTAGAAAACCATTTAATAGAAATTTCCTTTATTTTACTTTTCAATTCTTCTATTAGTCTTTCAACATCATTCAAACCAAATTTAATTAACAACTCATCATTAATATTCATTCTTTTAAAACCTAGGTTATTTAAATCCTCTTCGATCCTTCGATAAGTTGGAAAATACAAAATTTCATCATGTACATTTTCTTTAACGATATCCTGATCAAATTTTGATTCCTTAGTTACTACAGGCATTTCACTAAGTTCCCTGTATACAACTCTTGCTGGTATCTCTACAGAATCATGATTCTCAGAAAAGTACTTATAAAAATCCTCCATACTTTTTGTACGTACTACTCTTATTAATTGGAATAACTCTTTTTTAGTAAGACTAGAGGAAAGACGATTAAAAGCATAACTCTCCCTATCAGGTATTAAATATGAATCCAA
This window encodes:
- a CDS encoding DUF4435 domain-containing protein; protein product: MNGKVEKERSKRNSFSVHWAKFIKLYNKYKEYPICFVEGEDIKYYGSRIENLVGVANFVDSGGKKGVIKFRRKLEESDDFSKLTSLFFVDKDFDLPLKDEAIYETPCYSVENLYTTSSAFERTLLTEFGLVRTDDAYQKCMNLLYARQREFHTESTLLNVFIACQREIERESDSKLAKLNLSDIKLTDFFEINLSEVKAKYDLDTLYSYFKKSHPIPEELLIQKQKEYINIDYQKFFRGKFEIEFYRIFLDKLIHIAKQGNNEYFKDRINVKLFITKINILSDLSGFADTPPCLKNYVLARCNAVIA
- a CDS encoding AAA family ATPase — protein: MELENENSIMSLRITGLFGNEEVLIPFDGNVKILMGENGTGKTTILNILYYTLTLNYSRLINLPFNSVELIFSSGAILHIVRNELDSYLIPDRESYAFNRLSSSLTKKELFQLIRVVRTKSMEDFYKYFSENHDSVEIPARVVYRELSEMPVVTKESKFDQDIVKENVHDEILYFPTYRRIEEDLNNLGFKRMNINDELLIKFGLNDVERLIEELKSKIKEISIKWFSKVNGEMLSQLITGISVNEEMKESLNNQEALKIVLGRIGTNLKQENKEQISELVASDEFYNSEKYAPLLYFLSNLVKIYDQQKELDNAIKGFVAACNKYLKVSKKEFIYDESNVELTLYRNRKQVKEKITLSTLSSGEKQIVSLFSRLYLDTTNSKFIIIFDEPELSLSTEWQSELLPDILASQKCSFLFAVTHSPFIFDNSLDSYARSLEMYITEVTEKEG
- a CDS encoding Rpn family recombination-promoting nuclease/putative transposase, with the protein product MINTEMQLFNRYDNEKRTLYYWSKQYASQLEEGLPYKKLMKCVTINILNFSILPNDRYHNVFHLREDSSDIRLTDDLEIHFLELSKLNQLRLTPSNGLMNGLLFLKCDNTDSWEVLKMQEPELGKAITVLEFLSQDEEARRQYEMRQKALHDEASSMEGAREEEERRGELKVAAKMLAKGMDIKTVSDITGISIDDLKKLPQTH